The DNA sequence TCTTGTACCTCTTCCAGGGCGCGAGGCCTGAGGGGGAGAGGATGGGCTCAAGTTATATCATATTCCTGTTTTGTCCGTATTCGTCATTCTTTTAAGATCCATGtggttgtttttgttctttaggGTGTCGGGTGGCAGCGCTCTCGACCAGTGCTAAGCCAGCGGTGAAGCCTGAGGTGGACCCCGTGGGAAATGAAGCTATTGCCCCCGAGTTCACCAACCGGAACCCCCGGAATCTGGAGCTCTTAGCTGTAGCCAGAAAAGAGCGGGGTTGGGGGACCGTGTGGCCCTCCCGTGAGTTCTGGCACAGGTAATTAAGTTGCTCCGTGTTGACCACAGAGCCCTGCATGATGAACTTCAAATTGTTTTCATAAGTTCTTTAAGGAGTGTGCCCGGTAACTGCTGGCGATTCTCCTCTCAGACTTGTGCTGGGTCTAGGAGGGGTTAGTGGGGGGAAGAGGGCGGCAAACGGTAAATAAATAGGTGTCATagagaaaatgttaagaataGGAGACTGGTTGCCTACCCAGACCCTCCGAAAATAGGAAGAAAGCCAAACTATCTGCCAAGAAGAGGGTTCCCAGCAGAGGAAACAGCTAGGGTGGGAATGAGCTTGCTGTGTTTGAGGAACCGAAAGGCTTGTGTACCTAGAGCTCTGGGCCAAGAGGTGAATGGAGAGGTAGGTAGGACACAGATTATCAGCTTTATATATCAAGGAAGTGCTtgaggctttatttttattgtagtggGAAACTGACGGGATTTAGTTTAGTGTAAGCCTGAATAGAAGATCATTCTGGTTCCTTTGAGGAGAACAGATTTTTAAGGGGGCAGTGGTAAAGGCAGGAGAGCAGTTAGGGGTTTATTCTTTGTAAAGATGGCtaattattgaatatatttgCCAGGAACCTGATGCTAGGTGCTTtatatgcattttctcatttactctTTACAAGTACTTTTTGAGGCAGGTGCAGTAAATTCCCCCATTTTATAGAGCAGGGGAGACTTAGGGAAGGAAACAGGGTTCAAAGAAAGGGGGCAGGGCAATTCATGTTTGAAATAATCTGACTCTTTAAGTCTAGAATCTTTTTTGAAACACCCaaactattattttctattaatatttgggTATTTAAATAATTGGAGATCTACCTCCCCCCTTTCCCTCTATTTGTCCTATTCACAGTACTACCAGTATAATTTGGAAGTGACCTTGGAGATCATGAGTCCTACTCTTTTATTGCACAGATGGTTTAAGACAATGATCAGCAGACTTGCTCCTAAGCTGGCTTGgtagcaaaatatttttacatttttgaaaggttgaagaaaaatgcaaagaatattttatggtaggaaaactgtaaaattcaaatttcattatCCACAAAgtttttattggcacacagccaccCCCCATTCTCACCTGGCTGTTCTGGTATTACTGTGGCTGAGTTGAGCAGTTGACCCATATTGTTACCTGAAAACTAGGTTTGCCTCTTGGTGGGTGTCAGGCCAGAAGGCACAACCAAGATCAGGAGTGGGAGGGGTTTATTACTTGCAGCATGTAAAGAGAACACTGGGTGTCTTCCTCAAAGCAATGTCTCCCCCAACAGCATAACTGAGGAAGTTTTAAGCGAAGGGTACACACATATTCATGAAGGCACTTGAGGAGAGGAGAACTCCATATAGAATCAGGGCCAAAGTGTACAGAGTCCTAGCTTTAATTTGTTGAAGTCACAAGGGTCAACATTGTCATTTCCATCCTCCACCTGATGCAGAACTCGAAGGAGGTATCAGATTGTTCTCTATGTCCCTTGAGGAGGAATCAGAACTCTCTCTTTTACTATTTTACTCTCCTTTGTTGCTTGATtgcttctcctttgtttcttcattcccTTAAGATCATTAATTACTGAGACCTGTTCAAGAGCAGGTACAGTGGCCAATCTTAGATCGCAAAATGGCTTTGGTCAAAAATGGCTTCTCTTAGGTCAAGAAAGCCATgcctggttctctttctccagCGACCCACTACCCTCTCTGCTTTCAATGTGATCACTTATAGAAAAAGTGTGTTGACCACTGGATTAAGAGATTGTGATCCTCGTTAGTATAGTGGTGAGTATCCCTGCCTGTCACGTGGGAGACCCGGGGTTCAATTCCCCGATGGGGAGGCAACAcaccctttgggcttcccttgtagctcagtcggtaaagaatttgcctgcagtgcaggagacctgggttcaatccctgggttgggaagatcccctggagaaggaaatggcaacccactccagtatccttgcctggaaaatctcatggacagaggagcctggtgggctagagtccatggcgtcacaaagagtcgggcatgactgagcgactaacaaaaCCAGGAGTAGAACCCACATTTCTAAATCTAGTGCTTGTTATGCAGTTTGATACTAAGAACCTTAGTATAGtctgatttctgtgttttctttatcaTGAACTTAATTTCTACATGTGTAATGTATACAAATGTTGTAAATCCAAAAAGAAATAGTTTCTCATGTACCCTTCTATAGCTAGTCTGTGCACATAGCTgtaaacttgtatttttttttttaatataaatcttaTCTTACCATATATGTTGTTCTGTATTCCCCCTCCCATtccttcaccaccacccccacctatGCCACAGACAAACACACTTAAAAATACATGTTGGAAATATTTTGTGTTGGTTGGGAACATTGGCTCTGGACCAAACCCCTGGACTTAAATCCTGCCTATCACCATTACTTACCATTAGTTGTAATATTGctaaagttatttaacttttctgtgtcagtttctgcaacccgaaaagaaagaaagaataatgtTATTAGTTTGAGACATGAGCTCTACCTGTAAACAATTAGGACTCCCTGGTACAgtcagtgttcaataaatgtttgcaacAGCAGCATAAAGTGCTACTTTGTTCTTAATTGTGTAAAATAACTGTTTAAAGTTCCTCTAAAATACCATTGCATGgctattttaattcactgattctgGATTGATGATTATCTTTTTGATTTCAACCAGTGTTGCAATTAATTGTCTTGTGCATGCAGTTTAGCAGTGAGATTGGGCATATGTTCATGGGTTTTAAGAGTCATTAATAGTTTACTTCTCTGTGAACAGTCTGTCCAAATCCTCTGCCTAGTAAGTTACTGgtcattttcttattgattatAGGAGGCTTTTTATATACTATGGAAACTAGCCCTTTgaaaaatacatgattttaaaatactttttgtttctttgcttgccttttgacttcactttatttttttcgtTTGTTTTTCTTAGCATGCAGAAAGCTTtgttagtcttttttcttttttacaaaagcCATATGATACAGTTTGATGTTATGTTAAATAGCTTGATATAGTTAAATACGCTTATCTTACtttgatttgtttaaaaattctCCCATGTTGTCTTCTAGTACTCAcatgatttctgtttttatatttaaatgtttgatccatcttacatttattttagaaaataaactataaagtAAGTATATCTTTATCCAGTGAAGGGTCAGCAAGTTAGCTCTGCCTCCTCAGCTCTCAGAAATGCCGAATTTCTTCTGGGTATTTGAGGCTAAGTAGAAATGTTTGGTTTACTATTGAGGATATCCTcataaaggcagaggaaaaacacCTCTCCCAAGTAAAATGCAGGTTGAGTATGTTGACATAAATGAACCAGATGTTGcatttttgagaaatgtttttGCACTTATTCACCTGAAGTTATTTGTCTTTAGAATTCTGATTTTGTTCTCCCCTCACCTTGTTTAGGTTGCGAGTTATAAGGAGTCAGCATCATATAGAAGCACTTGTTGAGCATCGCAATGGCCAGGTTGTGGTTTCAGCATCCACTCGTGAATGGGCCATTAAAAAGCACCTTTATAGCACCAAAAACGTGGTGGCTTGTGAGAGTGTAGGACGAGTGCTGGCACAGCGGTGCTTGGAAGCAGGAATCAACTTCATGGTCTACCAACCCACTCCTTGGGAGGCAGCGTCAGACTCGGTATTTTGTTCTCACTACTTAGTTAAAAGGTGTTGTGTTAATTCTTGACATTAGATACTTACATAATAGTAGTTTGTTTATTAAGTTCTTTCCAAGTGTCTGACCCTGAGTTGAGTGTCCTGATGCGCACCTCACTTCAGCTTCACAGCAGCCTTAGCGTCAGGACTCGTGGTCCCTCTTCTGTAAGTTAGCTGAGGTTGGCTGGCTGGCTCAGTGTGGCGCTGAGCCTGGTTCAAACCCACACGACCAATTCTATAGCCGTAACATTGACTTCTCTGCAGTTCACATAGTATCTTGTctacagaatattttcaaatactgCTAATCCTTAACATCTCTACACTTTGTTTTATCTGTGTCATTAAGGTCACTTTCTGAAAAAACTAGTATGGGCTGGGAAGTTAGCAAGGAGCAGATCGGTGGTTCACTTCCTCTTGTGAAGTGAGCTATTTATGGTcagcttgttgttcagttgttaagtcagcTTGTAGTATTGacttcatcttttccttttttcttgatctTCAAAACCAGATGAAACGACTACAGATTGCCATGATAGAGGGTGGTGTGGTGCTGCAGGAGCCTCGGAGAATCtatgaatgaagcagaagcattGTTTGGAGCTTGTAAATGAAAGCTGTCAGCTCTTCATTCATCATAAGAGAGCCTCTGGAAGAACTGCCAACTTGGACATTTTATACAAAAATCTAACAGCAGAATGTTAGTTAAGGTTGTCTCCTTCAGTGTGTTTATCTTAAATTCAGGGCTGAATTCTTCCCCTCTTGGACGTGAGAGAAGTATCTGAGAAAAACTTGCTGATTATAATTAACTTCTGAAGGACAAATTAAATTGTTTATAAGTTaaagaataaatgtatattattaaCTCTTACTTTCTAGTTATATGAAATTTTCTCCAACTATGAACTCTCTGTGGCAAGGATACACATTAAAGGTTTGTGCACTTGTCACCATGGCTAGGTCATAGCAGGTGGTCTCAATAAATGAGAGCTGTTGCTGCTCAGGTGTGGAGGCTTTTTTTTAACTAGATGTCAGTATCAGTTTATTATAAACAGTAATGCGAAGATAAGAGCAAATCCTAACCTTATTGGGGCTCCTGAATCCTAACAGAACCAGATTTGAAGAAAGGAATGCagtgagaaaaggaaacaagGTGAGTCCATACCATCTAGGGAAAATTTGTTGGGAGATGGAAGCCTGAAGTGCATTCGGGTTAATTTAAAGTTGAAGTAGGGTAGGTGGGAATCATGGCAGGTCTCTTAAATGAGTGATTAAATCAGAGTAAGGTGTTAACTGATTTTGGCTATTTAAGAAACGTGGTGAGGAAGAGTAAGTAGTAAGCAGTTAGAGTGGCTTCTAGCATATTCCCCCCACATTTTAAATGTGTACTCCAATTGTGTATTTATATAGAAATTGAAATAACATTGCTATCATCAGTCTGAGTATTCAGGGtattattttaaaagggaaaattatgCAGTCAACATTTTTTAACAGTTTGATTCATTGTAAGAGGCCTTCAGAATGCACTACTTAGTAGTTTCCCTTTTGATTTGTAGATATTCCGGTAGAGACATTTATAGGTATATATTAatagttctgggcttccctggtggttcagatggtaaagaatctgcctgcaatgcaggagacctggatttgaaccctgggttgggaagatcccctggagaagggaatggcaacccactccagtattcttgcctggagattcccatggacaggagcctagcagggtccatggagtcacagagagtcaggcaggactgagtgtCTAACACCATCACAATGATAGTTTTAATATATTCTTCCCTCATCTTAAAGATTGGAGCATCTCGTCCTGAAGACCACAGTTCTAGAAGGCTGTCAAACCAGTCTGGAATTCAAGGGAGGACACAAGACCATGGACCGGGGTAGTGTGGCTTTGGAAATTGACAAAAATAGGGTTCACCTGTAAGTGGTAGTGCTTCAGTGGCTTAGTggagtctgactctgcgaccccatggactatagctggacaggctcctctgtccgtggaatttcccaagcaagaatattggaatgggttgtgatttccttctccaggggatcttcagcatctagagatcaaacccacctctcccacactggcaggtggattccttaccactgcaccacctggtgGGGACTTTTTTCTACGAGGCATAGGATCTAGATCATCTCAGTATCAAGAATTCCTTCAGTTGGGGCAATTTTTGAGACTTGTAGCAAGTTTGATAAATAGTGTTACAAAGGCAACAAGGATGCCAAGTAGGgaaagtgggggcagggggagaggagggcaTGGAGCAGACCTATGTTAACAGTGACGGCCAAGGTGGGAAGAAGTGCTGATTTAAAAACCAGAGGCGAACGTGTAAAtctacgtgtaaatctatggctgattcatatcaatgtatgacaaaacccactgaaatgtgaagtaattagcctccaactaatagaaaaaaataataaaaataaaccagaggCGATGCGGGCGCCCTACCCCACACCATAGCTGCAGTACCTGCTTTAATGCAGTTCCCTCAGGCGCTGTTGACTGGCCTGATTTTACTCTTTCTGGCTCTACTTTCTCCTACCATGCCTCTTAATATTGCAGGTCTATGTAAATAACGTTCTCCCCTTGTAGGGATTGCAAAGGAATTGCTGTGGAGCGTAAACGACCTCTGATTACTAGGGCGGGGTCTACGATTCTTCACCCTAGGAGATCAAATGACAAGGTGAAACTCCTGTGGGCAGGCAGGTGGCCGCCGCCCCCTGCGCATCCGGAGCTGGTGGGCGCGCACGGGGGCTGTGCGTTTCTCCACTCCCCCACCCGCTCTCCGCGAGCCCTTTAAGGCGCCGGCGCGGCGCTTACGTGTAAGCGCGAGGCGACTACGTGGCCGCACTCACTGGGCGCCCTCCGCCGAGCTTCTGCGTGGCCATGGACATAGGCGCCGATGAGTTCGAGCAGAGTCTCCCTCTGCTGCAGGAGCTCGTCCTGGGCGCGGACTTCGTGGGTAAGGCCCCGGGACCCTAGGCTTCGGCGCCGGAGCCGGCTGGCCGGAGTGCCTGGGGAGGGTATGGTTCTTGGGCGGGACCGGGCGGGAGAGGTGAGGCCCAGCGGGGTGGTCTCCAGGCCGCAGGAGACTCAAGCAGGGACCCTCGGAAGGACAGAGGGACTCCTCAAGTTTGGGCAGTGGGATGTGGGTCAGCAGTTCCACTTGTAGCCCCGTGTGGTCCGGGTGGAATGGGGTGGCCTGGCATCCTGGCTTTGACtccctctgttttcctttctcgACCTCACCTGGCTTCTGGAGTGCCAAGGAGGTGAGCCAGGACTTCTGCCAGCTGCAGCGTTTATAGCATGGAGAGCCTTGCGGTGGTCTGTGCCTGGGGACTCTGTCTGTTTTTGCCTTCCCTGCAGGTCTGGACATAGAGTTCACGGGCCTGCGTTCTAACCTGTCTGGGCCCCAGCAGATCAGGTAAAGCTAAAGCTGCCTTAGAGTGGGGCTGGAGAGCCTCTTTTCTGCCCTGGTTGGCCAGTGTTACTTATTAGCAGGCACCCTATTGGAATAGGCAGGCAGGTCAGCTTTTTGTGCGGGGCTCTGGGGTCCCGGCTGGCTTTCCACAAAAGGCAGGTTCCCTAGTTGTTGTAACAAGGAAAGCGCTGCCCTGGTTTGAGAGCTGCTAACCCAGTGTGGAGGCTGCTGCCTTGATAGCATCTCCTTGCCTCTGGACTGAGACGTCTGTTTTTCCACAGTCTGTTTGACttgccatcagagtggtatctAAAGACCCGTCAGAGTATTCAGCAATTCACCATCTGTCAGATCGGTGAGTTTAATCGTCAGCTGTTTGTTATGAGTTATTGAAAAAAGAACTTTTATTGTCTCTGTGTTTCCTACTGAAAAAACTGCTTTGGCGCGGTTCTGAGACACTGGCTGTCATTTTGCATGCTCGTTGGGTTTTTGGCCATGTCGTGCCTGTGAGACCTATCTCTTCAGAGTAAGCAGAAACTTGATCTCCCTGCCAGAATCAACATTAAGGCACTTGGACCATCTTCCAGGGGAAAAGgtgtatgttttctttaaacaaaaatcaTACATGGCAAGATCATACTATAAATATGTTGTTCTGcatcttcccccccccccccaccaaaggGATTTAGAGCTCTTTCTGTATCAGCTTAAATCAGCTTATAAAGATTTCcggttcagtttttaaaattttttttttaattggaggaaattactttaaattttgcattggtttctgccatacatcagcaggaatcagccataggtatatgaatgtcccctccatcttgaacctcccaccccatccctctagattTTCACAGAGCACCTGATTTCAGCTCCCTGTATCATGCAGCAAACTTCCACTGGCTCTCTACTTTACGTGTGgtaatttatttgtttagtaCTCCTAACTGTGTATCTTTTGGCTCTGTCTCCTAATGATGAATGCTTTGGTTGCCATTTGTATGTGATGAAACAAGGTTGCATTGGCTGTCTTAGCTCTTATATATTACTGTGCACTCCTGAGTGTATGTGTTTGGTGTACTTGTAAAGGaccaaagtaaatattttaggttttgtgggtCATTTGGTCTACGTATGAAGTTACAACAACTCAGTGCTGCCCTTCTTAATGAGGAATCAGCTGTAgtcaatacataaatgaatgagcatggctgtatttcagtaaaactttgttttaaaaaaaacaggtcCTGAgatattttactgatttttgctTTTCCTGTGAATGAGTGACACCTGTGTGTGTTTGCTCTCTGTTtgctgttttcttatttatttttggatgcgctggatcttcattgttgtgcgcgagggctttctctaattaCAGTGCCCTGGGGCTGCTCTTTTGTGCATCCTTTGAAACATAGGAtgctcttgttgcagaccatAGGCTTTTAGTTGCccgaggcacgtggaatcttctgagaccagggaccaaacccatgtcccctgcatcgccCGCAGATTGTTAATCCACTgtaccacgagggaagtcctgcTATTTTTCTGTTGTGATTGTTTTTCTTAATTGTGAGACCTCTTTGAAGGTATGGAAAACAGCAGTTGAATACGTTCGTGTTGTTTTCCCCCTTCTTCAGAGTCTTTCActttgtgatatttttaataatacagactttttaaaagtattcaaatGTATAAATCTTCATAGATTTTAgtgtttcttcttgttttaaaactataaaagtgtcttgtaaaacaactatactgcaataaaaatgaaaaaataataaaactgtaagTGTCAGTATTCTGTGTTTGAACAGCCATTCACAATTATTTCAGTAATTCGTGTGTATTACAGTTTGACAGTTCTCATGTTTTgactctttcccttcctcccttcattccttccttcctttgttccttttttagaAGTTATCCTAAAGCCTATATAGTAACGTtgggtgcaaagaactgactcttaaTTTGATACTCAGAGAAGCAAGAACCCCATTCCAGTGCTAGAGGGGATATGTTTAGAATGCTTTTTGAGTTAGCTTCCGGTAGCTTTTCTCTTGGTGTTCATTCTGTCCACCGTCATTCTTCTAGGATTGTCTGTGTTCTCCAGTATTGAAGGCGAGTCGAACAAGTATGTATAAAGACCTTTGGCAAAACACATGGCTCTAGCCTGTTTctcttctccacctgctcccACTTCAAATTCTGCTTCAGGCTCTGAACCCCTTTGGCCCTGGATGCTCCATAGTCTCTCCTGCTTCCGGGCCCTCCACCCTGCCTCCCCTGTAGATACCGGCTGGTCCTTCAAGTCTCTCAAAGCAGCAGCATCCCTGGGGGCCTCTCCCAACACCCCCGGACCTTCAGTGCCTCTTTCCGCATGTCCTCTCCTGTGTGTATCTTCTGAATTGCAGTCAGCAGTGTTATAATGACGGTGACGTAGCTCCTAGGCCCCAGTGGTCAGCCCCACCCTCTCAGATGGGGTCAGACTCCGTGCCTTTTCTCATCGGCCCTGAGCACCAGTCTAGTACTTGAAACACGGGTGGCATTCAAATATAGCGAACCCTTGAATAATGCAGGGTTTGAACTGCCTGGGTCCACTTACACCCACTAAATACACACTAGGGTCCTGTATGATCCACCGTGGGGTCTGTGGGTGCAGAAGGCCTGTGGCTAGACCCAGGGCAGGCTCTAACTTATACTCAGATTTCTGACTGTAAGCACGGCTGGCACCCCTAACCCCCATGTTGTTCAGGGGTCAGCTGGACTTCTCAAGGGGAAGGAGGTGCCCACTCAGAAGCCTGCTCCGTGAGCcagaattttaagtgttttttgtctttttctccttctgtttgcttttgtttctaggTACGTAGCTCATTCATGtaacttcttcctcttccctacGACATTTGGGGTTTTGGACTCAGAGTTCTCTTTCCAGGCTTCCAGTGTTCAGTTTCTGAACCAGTACGGCTTCGACTATAACAAGGTATGGCCTCGGAGGAGGGGGCCCGGAGGGTTGAGTGGCCGGGTGTCCACCTGGTCCGAGTCCGTTTCCTGTCGCCCTTCTGACTTGTCCACGCACAAGCGGACGACCGAAGGTTTCTTTCTCTGCTGTTGCACAGAGGATGCCGCTGACTCGTCTCCTGTTCTCTCCCTATCTTTAGTTTCTCAAAAATGGAATCCCCTATATGAACGAAGAACAGGAGAAGAAAATTAAGCACAACATCCTGACTGGGAACTGGAAAGTTCGCAGGTAAAGCCCCTTCTCCGGGTGCTCTGTGGGGTTCTTTGTTGTTGGTGTGTTTCTGGCTTTGCAGGGCGTGGTGACCTCACACCGTCCCCTGAAGCTGGGCTCAGCCACACATGATAGCCCGAAGTGCTGGTGATGCCATTCCTACGCCTGAGATCAGAAACCTCTCATTGCATTGCGTGGGATTTTAGTGTTTAAGATGAAGGGGCAAAAGAACTGACTCTTAACTTGGTCCTCAAAGAGGCAGGAACTCCATTCCAGtgctggagggggaaatggctcTGTGGGACTTGGTGTGAGAGCCTTAGGGAGTTTTCAAGGCCAGTTACAGGTAACCTTGACCACGCGGCCCGGCTTGGGCACGTTGCCCCATGAGCTTGATCCTGCTGTGTTCCCCGAGGGCGGGGTCTCTGCCCTTTCTCCTTGGCCTCCAGTACCCGTTGTTGGATGTGAACCCGGTCGTGCTGTGAGGCTTGGGCTAGACCTGCTCGGTGGCCTTGTGCGCTGGAAGGAGCCGGCCACCAGGGCCCAGGTCTGCTGAGCCTGTTGTGTGGTTCTGAACCCGTCCTTTAAGCTCCTTGGGCTTTCGATTCTTTGCCTTTATCGGGGAGAGGGTTAAATTAGACAGCTTTTAATTCTGGAATGTTATGATTGTCTGGCCCAAATCATTATGTAACGTTGGAATTGTATCCTTGTTCAtggttttatataaaaataccGCTTTGGAAGGGAAAAGCAAGTTGAATTTTTAATCTCCTGTTATGTTCGAACGTTGGAGAaaaggttttccttttctccacatgacACAGTGTTCTTGTATTTCTAACGCAGGAGAAGATGTACTTACCAAAGTTCCTTTCTTTTCCGTTCTTCACCAGATGGTGCTTTTCCACCTCTGAGGAGGGGTACTGAGGAGGCAGGCCTGATAGGGTCTCTTAGTGTTGGCTCTCTCCCAGCCCCGTCCCCCACAGGCCGGTCAGCAGGAGGGGGAGTGCCCCTGTGGACGGACCGGAGGGTGGGCACCAGGTGTTTGCATTCCTCTTGCGACACAAGACTCAGAAAAGAAATGGTCTTTCTGGGGTCCGTTTTCTTGCCAGGATCACAGGGTGAAAACGGGCACCTTCAGAATGCCCTCCTGCATTAGCGTTTTCTCACGTGCCTGTTTTCAGCTCTCTGGACAAAGACCAGATCAAGGTGGTGATTGACGAGGTGACGCGCTGGCTGGACCTGGCAGAGGAAGGGGACTGGATGACCCTCCCTGGCATCGCTGGTAGGCAGGGGGTGGCCCCCCGACCTGGGAGCTGGCAGTGTGACCTGTGGGGAGCATCCCTTCACCTCTGGTGGATCCTGGGCCTCGGCTCTGCAGACACATGGTCCCTGTGATTAGATGGAGCTCTGACCTCGAGTGGGAGGTTGTTCTGAATTTTAAGGTTGAGGAAGTCAGGTTCCACTCAGCACCATCCTTCTCATCCCAATCCTCAGTGCCCCGGGGACTCTTCC is a window from the Cervus canadensis isolate Bull #8, Minnesota chromosome 33, ASM1932006v1, whole genome shotgun sequence genome containing:
- the MRPL18 gene encoding 39S ribosomal protein L18, mitochondrial encodes the protein MALRLRFWELLPFCRNPGCRVAALSTSAKPAVKPEVDPVGNEAIAPEFTNRNPRNLELLAVARKERGWGTVWPSREFWHRLRVIRSQHHIEALVEHRNGQVVVSASTREWAIKKHLYSTKNVVACESVGRVLAQRCLEAGINFMVYQPTPWEAASDSMKRLQIAMIEGGVVLQEPRRIYE